One Setaria viridis chromosome 7, Setaria_viridis_v4.0, whole genome shotgun sequence genomic region harbors:
- the LOC117863580 gene encoding anthocyanidin reductase ((2S)-flavan-3-ol-forming) isoform X3: MANNSHLKNLQALGPLEVLRADLDEEGSFDEAVAGCDYAFLVAAPVNLKSENPEKELIEPAVRGTLNVMRSCVKAGTVKRVILTSSASSITRRPELQGDGHVLDEESWSNVEYLRANKTAFWGYPVSKVLSEKAACRFAEEHGISLVTVCPVVTVGAAPSPTARTSVPSCLSLLSGDEAEFAVLRGMAKASGTVPLVHVDDVCRAELFVAEEEAAAGRYLCCSLNTTIAELARFLAHKYPQYGVKTDLLSDDVLEKPRACVSSAKLVREGFEYKYETLDGMYDDMVEYGKALGILTN; this comes from the exons ATGGCGAACAACTCCCACCTCAAGAACTTGCAGGCGCTCGGCCCCCTGGAGGTCCTCCGCGCAGATTTGGACGAAGAAGGCAGCTTCGATGAAGCCGTCGCCGGCTGCGATTACGCCTTCCTTGTCGCCGCTCCCGTGAACCTCAAGTCGGAGAATCCTGAG AAAGAGCTGATCGAGCCAGCTGTCCGAGGAACTCTGAACGTGATGAGGTCGTGCGTGAAAGCGGGGACGGTGAAGCGCGTCATCCTgacctcgtcggcgtcctcgaTCACCAGGAGGCCGGAGCTGCAGGGCGACGGCCATGTCCTGGACGAGGAGTCCTGGTCCAACGTCGAGTACCTCAGAGCCAACAAGACTGCTTTCTGG GGTTACCCGGTCTCCAAGGTGCTCTCGGAGAAGGCGGCGTGCAGGTTCGCGGAGGAGCACGGCATCAGCCTCGTCACCGTCTGCCCCGTCGTCACCGTCGgtgcggcgccgtcgccgaccgCCCGCACCAGCGTCCCGAGCTGCCTCTCCCTTCTGTCCG GCGACGAGGCAGAGTTCGCCGTGCTGAGAGGCATGGCGAAGGCGTCCGGCACGGTGCCGCTGGTTCACGTCGACGACGTCTGCCGCGCCGAGCTGTTcgtcgccgaggaggaggcggccgcgggGAGGTACCTCTGCTGCAGCCTCAACACGACCATCGCCGAGCTCGCGCGTTTCCTGGCACACAAGTACCCGCAGTACGGCGTGAAAACAGACCTGCT CTCCGACGACGTGCTTGAGAAGCCGAGAGCGTGCGTATCGTCCGCGAAGCTGGTGAGGGAAGGGTTCGAGTACAAGTACGAGACGCTGGATGGGATGTACGACGACATGGTCGAGTACGGCAAGGCCTTAGGAATTCTCACCAACTGA
- the LOC117863580 gene encoding anthocyanidin reductase ((2S)-flavan-3-ol-forming) isoform X2: MSADDKMKTACVTGGSGYIASALIKMLLEKGYAVKTTVRNPDDMANNSHLKNLQALGPLEVLRADLDEEGSFDEAVAGCDYAFLVAAPVNLKSENPEKELIEPAVRGTLNVMRSCVKAGTVKRVILTSSASSITRRPELQGDGHVLDEESWSNVEYLRANKTAFWGYPVSKVLSEKAACRFAEEHGISLVTVCPVVTVGAAPSPTARTSVPSCLSLLSGDEAEFAVLRGMAKASGTVPLVHVDDVCRAELFVAEEEAAAGRYLCCSLNTTIAELARFLAHKYPQYGVKTDLLSDDVLEKPRACVSSAKLVREGFEYKYETLDGMYDDMVEYGKALGILTN, encoded by the exons ATGTCGGCCGACGACAAGATGAAGACGGCGTGCGTCACCGGAGGGAGCGGGTACATCGCCTCCGCGCTCATCAAGATGCTGTTGGAGAAAGGGTATGCCGTGAAGACGACGGTCAGGAACCCCG ATGACATGGCGAACAACTCCCACCTCAAGAACTTGCAGGCGCTCGGCCCCCTGGAGGTCCTCCGCGCAGATTTGGACGAAGAAGGCAGCTTCGATGAAGCCGTCGCCGGCTGCGATTACGCCTTCCTTGTCGCCGCTCCCGTGAACCTCAAGTCGGAGAATCCTGAG AAAGAGCTGATCGAGCCAGCTGTCCGAGGAACTCTGAACGTGATGAGGTCGTGCGTGAAAGCGGGGACGGTGAAGCGCGTCATCCTgacctcgtcggcgtcctcgaTCACCAGGAGGCCGGAGCTGCAGGGCGACGGCCATGTCCTGGACGAGGAGTCCTGGTCCAACGTCGAGTACCTCAGAGCCAACAAGACTGCTTTCTGG GGTTACCCGGTCTCCAAGGTGCTCTCGGAGAAGGCGGCGTGCAGGTTCGCGGAGGAGCACGGCATCAGCCTCGTCACCGTCTGCCCCGTCGTCACCGTCGgtgcggcgccgtcgccgaccgCCCGCACCAGCGTCCCGAGCTGCCTCTCCCTTCTGTCCG GCGACGAGGCAGAGTTCGCCGTGCTGAGAGGCATGGCGAAGGCGTCCGGCACGGTGCCGCTGGTTCACGTCGACGACGTCTGCCGCGCCGAGCTGTTcgtcgccgaggaggaggcggccgcgggGAGGTACCTCTGCTGCAGCCTCAACACGACCATCGCCGAGCTCGCGCGTTTCCTGGCACACAAGTACCCGCAGTACGGCGTGAAAACAGACCTGCT CTCCGACGACGTGCTTGAGAAGCCGAGAGCGTGCGTATCGTCCGCGAAGCTGGTGAGGGAAGGGTTCGAGTACAAGTACGAGACGCTGGATGGGATGTACGACGACATGGTCGAGTACGGCAAGGCCTTAGGAATTCTCACCAACTGA
- the LOC117863580 gene encoding anthocyanidin reductase ((2S)-flavan-3-ol-forming) isoform X1, giving the protein MSADDKMKTACVTGGSGYIASALIKMLLEKGYAVKTTVRNPDDMANNSHLKNLQALGPLEVLRADLDEEGSFDEAVAGCDYAFLVAAPVNLKSENPEKELIEPAVRGTLNVMRSCVKAGTVKRVILTSSASSITRRPELQGDGHVLDEESWSNVEYLRANKTAFWVRAVPSEPACFIGPFANGVRVAFASQGYPVSKVLSEKAACRFAEEHGISLVTVCPVVTVGAAPSPTARTSVPSCLSLLSGDEAEFAVLRGMAKASGTVPLVHVDDVCRAELFVAEEEAAAGRYLCCSLNTTIAELARFLAHKYPQYGVKTDLLSDDVLEKPRACVSSAKLVREGFEYKYETLDGMYDDMVEYGKALGILTN; this is encoded by the exons ATGTCGGCCGACGACAAGATGAAGACGGCGTGCGTCACCGGAGGGAGCGGGTACATCGCCTCCGCGCTCATCAAGATGCTGTTGGAGAAAGGGTATGCCGTGAAGACGACGGTCAGGAACCCCG ATGACATGGCGAACAACTCCCACCTCAAGAACTTGCAGGCGCTCGGCCCCCTGGAGGTCCTCCGCGCAGATTTGGACGAAGAAGGCAGCTTCGATGAAGCCGTCGCCGGCTGCGATTACGCCTTCCTTGTCGCCGCTCCCGTGAACCTCAAGTCGGAGAATCCTGAG AAAGAGCTGATCGAGCCAGCTGTCCGAGGAACTCTGAACGTGATGAGGTCGTGCGTGAAAGCGGGGACGGTGAAGCGCGTCATCCTgacctcgtcggcgtcctcgaTCACCAGGAGGCCGGAGCTGCAGGGCGACGGCCATGTCCTGGACGAGGAGTCCTGGTCCAACGTCGAGTACCTCAGAGCCAACAAGACTGCTTTCTGGGTACGCGCCGTTCCTTCTGAACCAGCATGTTTTATTGGTCCGTTTGCTAATGGTGTTCGCGTTGCGTTCGCTTCGCAGGGTTACCCGGTCTCCAAGGTGCTCTCGGAGAAGGCGGCGTGCAGGTTCGCGGAGGAGCACGGCATCAGCCTCGTCACCGTCTGCCCCGTCGTCACCGTCGgtgcggcgccgtcgccgaccgCCCGCACCAGCGTCCCGAGCTGCCTCTCCCTTCTGTCCG GCGACGAGGCAGAGTTCGCCGTGCTGAGAGGCATGGCGAAGGCGTCCGGCACGGTGCCGCTGGTTCACGTCGACGACGTCTGCCGCGCCGAGCTGTTcgtcgccgaggaggaggcggccgcgggGAGGTACCTCTGCTGCAGCCTCAACACGACCATCGCCGAGCTCGCGCGTTTCCTGGCACACAAGTACCCGCAGTACGGCGTGAAAACAGACCTGCT CTCCGACGACGTGCTTGAGAAGCCGAGAGCGTGCGTATCGTCCGCGAAGCTGGTGAGGGAAGGGTTCGAGTACAAGTACGAGACGCTGGATGGGATGTACGACGACATGGTCGAGTACGGCAAGGCCTTAGGAATTCTCACCAACTGA
- the LOC117863578 gene encoding chalcone synthase 1A — protein MDIVDGPRVYQHKRAMGTASTLAIGTANPSNVMLQSDFPDFYFRVTNSDHIKEELKDGFRRICQKSAIRKRHLYIDEALLGANPEMTTYGGPSLDKRKDIISAKIPELGAAAAAAALKEWGRPVEDITHLIVGCNSGGSDQPGADYQVARLLGLSLSASRLGVYHQGCVVGASTLRLAKDLAENNAGARVLAVLVEVSIIAFRGADGLATQAFIADGASAVVVGAADSAAAAGEGSERPLFEIVCSRQLTVPGTGDAMRGLIREAGLTISLVREGPSMFASNLEAALRGLLGGSVTDGDWTALFWAMHYPGGRLILDKVETALGLELVKMRASREVLAEYGNMGSASVWFTLDGMRRWSAANGCGTAGEGCHWCVLCGFGSGLTLDLVLLRAARLAALIHANHYTKLHQSTTR, from the exons ATGGATATCGTCGATGGTCCTAGGGTGTACCAGCATAAGAGGGCGATGGGCACGGCCTCCACCTTGGCGATCGGGACGGCCAATCCCAGTAATGTGATGCTGCAGAGCGACTTCCCGGACTTCTACTTCCGTGTCACCAACAGTGACCACATCAAGGAGGAGCTCAAGGACGGGTTCAGGCGTATAT GTCAGAAATCGGCCATTAGGAAGCGGCACCTGTACATCGACGAGGCACTGCTGGGCGCTAATCCTGAGATGACCACGTACGGGGGGCCAAGTCTGGACAAGCGCAAGGACATCATCTCGGCCAAGATCCCTGAactcggcgccgcggccgccgccgccgcgctcaagGAGTGGGGGAGGCCGGTGGAGGACATCACCCACCTCATCGTGGGCTGCaacagcggcggcagcgaccaGCCCGGCGCCGACTACCAAGTCGCCCGCCTCCTCGGGCTCTCCCTCTCCGCCAGCCGCCTCGGCGTCTACCACCAGGGCTGTGTCGTCGGCGCGTCCACGCTGCGCCTCGCCAAGGACCTCGCCGAGAACAACGCCGGCGCCCGCGTGCTGGCCGTCCTCGTCGAGGTCAGCATCATCGCCTTCCGCGGCGCCGACGGCCTAGCCACCCAGGCGTTCATCGCGGACGGCGCGTCGGCGGTCGTCGTCGGGGCCGCCgactccgccgcggcggcgggggaagggAGTGAGAGGCCGCTGTTCGAGATCGTGTGCTCGAGGCAGCTCACCGTGCCGGGAACGGGCGACGCCATGCGAGGGCTCATCCGGGAGGCGGGCCTTACGATCAGTCTCGTCAGGGAAGGGCCGTCTATGTTTGCGAGCAACCTCGAGGCCGCCCTTCGGGGGTTGCTCGGCGGCTCCGTCACTGACGGCGACTGGACCGCGCTGTTCTGGGCGATGCATTACCCTGGGGGCCGCCTAATCCTGGACAAGGTGGAGACGGCGCTTGGGCTGGAGCTGGTTAAGATGCGGGCCTCTCGCGAGGTGCTCGCCGAGTACGGCAACATGGGCAGCGCGTCCGTGTGGTTCACCCTCGACGGCATGCGCCGCTGGTCCGCCGCCAACGGCTGCGGCACCGCAGGGGAGGGGTGCCACTGGTGCGTGCTCTGCGGCTTCGGCTCCGGGCTCACCTTGGATCTCGTCCTCTTGCGTGCCGCGCGTCTAGCTGCGCTAATACACGCCAACCACTACACCAAACTACACCAAAGTACTACACGGTGA